Proteins from a single region of Nerophis ophidion isolate RoL-2023_Sa linkage group LG08, RoL_Noph_v1.0, whole genome shotgun sequence:
- the cart4 gene encoding cocaine- and amphetamine-regulated transcript 4 isoform X3 — protein sequence MESMRLVFLLSVCLSTLTSFCQGQRSAEAQVPAAASDDPVLGLANMDLAEALQAFVDEAESRVGHSVEKKASIIPRCDVGERCAMKHGPRFGRLCDCLRGAACNTFFLRCY from the exons ATGGAGAGCATGCGTCTGGTCTTTCTTCTGTCCGTCTGCCTGTCCACGCTGACGTCCTTCTGTCAGGGTCAAAGGTCGGCCGAAGCTCAGGTTCCGGCCGCCGCGTCTGATGACCCCGTCCTGGGACTGGCCAACATGGACCTG GCAGAGGCGCTGCAGGCTTTCGTGGATGAGGCAGAAAGCAGGGTGGGCCACTCGGTGGAGAAGAAGGCCAGCATCATCCCGCGG TGTGATGTTGGCGAGCGCTGCGCGATGAAACATGGGCCCCGATTTGGCCGACTGTGCGATTGTCTGCGGGGAGCGGCGTGCAACACCTTCTTCCTGCGCTGCTACTGA
- the cart4 gene encoding cocaine- and amphetamine-regulated transcript 4 isoform X2 yields MSVLTLFIIIIIIMAAGGEAEVTSSPDYDYDYNATFGYTFYSNSSSEDLETFLKNTSDYLDSHEDRQDYEEEVIITTTTKRYNTPRGGVIIDNTASSRICLDGMLMMAVIVHHSL; encoded by the exons ATGTCTGTACTCAcactcttcatcatcatcatcatcatcatggcggccg GCGGTGAGGCCGAGGTGACATCATCGCCAGACTACGATTACGACTACAACGCAACCTTTGGCTACACTTTTTACa GCAACTCAAGCAGCGAGGATCTGGAGACCTTCCTGAAGAACACAAGCGACTACCTGGATTCACATGAGGATAGGCAGGACTACGAAGAGGAAGTGATCATCACCACGACAACTAAGCGGTACAACACACCGAGGGGCGGAGTCATCATCGACAACACTGCATCCTCGCGCATCTGTCTG GACGGGATGCTGATGATGGCGGTGATTGTGCACCACTCACTGTGA
- the cart4 gene encoding cocaine- and amphetamine-regulated transcript 4 isoform X1: MSVLTLFIIIIIIMAAGGEAEVTSSPDYDYDYNATFGYTFYSNSSSEDLETFLKNTSDYLDSHEDRQDYEEEVIITTTTKRYNTPRGGVIIDNTASSRICLGLHGLQRRTHAIFQDLCRYLIQISRYQKDGMLMMAVIVHHSL; this comes from the exons ATGTCTGTACTCAcactcttcatcatcatcatcatcatcatggcggccg GCGGTGAGGCCGAGGTGACATCATCGCCAGACTACGATTACGACTACAACGCAACCTTTGGCTACACTTTTTACa GCAACTCAAGCAGCGAGGATCTGGAGACCTTCCTGAAGAACACAAGCGACTACCTGGATTCACATGAGGATAGGCAGGACTACGAAGAGGAAGTGATCATCACCACGACAACTAAGCGGTACAACACACCGAGGGGCGGAGTCATCATCGACAACACTGCATCCTCGCGCATCTGTCTG Ggtctccacggactacaaaggcgtactcacgcaatttttcaggatttatgcagatacctaatacagatcagcaggtaccaaaag GACGGGATGCTGATGATGGCGGTGATTGTGCACCACTCACTGTGA
- the cart4 gene encoding cocaine- and amphetamine-regulated transcript 4 isoform X4, with the protein MTPSWDWPTWTWCMSLEVRGSRSTRREPTRSRGGHASFTRTQDLLIAEALQAFVDEAESRVGHSVEKKASIIPRCDVGERCAMKHGPRFGRLCDCLRGAACNTFFLRCY; encoded by the exons ATGACCCCGTCCTGGGACTGGCCAACATGGACCTG gtgcatgtctttggaggtgagaggaagccggagtacccggagggaaccaacacggtcacggggaggacatgcaagctTCACACGAACCCAGgatcttcttatt GCAGAGGCGCTGCAGGCTTTCGTGGATGAGGCAGAAAGCAGGGTGGGCCACTCGGTGGAGAAGAAGGCCAGCATCATCCCGCGG TGTGATGTTGGCGAGCGCTGCGCGATGAAACATGGGCCCCGATTTGGCCGACTGTGCGATTGTCTGCGGGGAGCGGCGTGCAACACCTTCTTCCTGCGCTGCTACTGA